Proteins found in one Poecilia reticulata strain Guanapo linkage group LG6, Guppy_female_1.0+MT, whole genome shotgun sequence genomic segment:
- the LOC103465889 gene encoding acidic amino acid decarboxylase GADL1 isoform X1, with protein MGGVTCFAPGDSLQSIQHRFLQADLRGAQKPLLPGSGMGSGCSCSVSTYGGFPDNDPLDRPPLDFAATESFLQQSMTMILEDAVKKATDVRQKVCEWHSPEELKELLDLELRDSGEPEARILERCRDAIRYSVKTTHPHFFNQLYAGLEPYSLVASFITDALKPSLYTYEMSPVFTLMENAVLRKLIQIVGWEEGGDGLFNAGGSMSNMYAMNLARYRNFPEIKELGNSAAPRLAVFTSQECHYSISKAAALMGIGTKNVFVVPSDKKGKMIPSALEEQIESLKSEGGVPFMVNATAGTTVLGAFDPIDEIADVCEKYKLWLHVDACWGGAVLMSNKHKLLMKGIHRVDSVAWNPHKMLMACLQCSAFLVRDKTRLLQRCHSARASYLFQQDKFYDVSYDTGDKSVQCSRKPDAFKFWLMWKALGTSELEQRVDRALAMARYLADEITKREGFRLLMEPEYANVCFWYIPPSLRDLPDGPVLQEKLHNVAPVVKERMMKKGSMMVGYQPHRGQANFFRMVVISPQVSRQDMDFVLDEIHSLGKDL; from the exons ACAACGATCCCCTGGATCGCCCACCTCTGGACTTTGCTGCTACTGAAAGCTTTCTACAACAGTCAATGACTATGATTTTAGAAGATGCAGTGAAGAAGGCCACTGATGTCAGACAAAAG GTTTGTGAGTGGCACTCCccagaggagctgaaggagCTTCTGGATCTGGAGCTTAGAGACAGTGGAGAGCCTGAGGCAAGGATCCTGGAGCGGTGCCGAGATGCCATCAGATACAGTGTCAAAACCA CTCATCCTCATTTCTTCAACCAGCTGTATGCGGGGCTGGAACCATACTCCCTGGTGGCTAGCTTCATCACCGATGCCCTCAAACCCAGCCT GTACACCTATGAGATGTCTCCAGTCTTCACTCTGATGGAGAATGCTGTGCTCAGGAAGCTGATACAGATAGTCGgctgggaggaaggaggagATGGACTCTTTAATGCAG gtgGGTCAATGTCCAACATGTACGCCATGAACCTAGCCAGGTACCGTAATTTTCCTGAAATCAAGGAGCTTGGAAACTCTGCAGCTCCCCGGCTGGCGGTGTTTACATCACAAGAG TGTCATTACTCCATCTCAAAAGCTGCAGCTCTAATGGGAATCGGCACAAAGAATGTCTTTGTGGTTCCGTCTGATAAGAA aggaAAGATGATTCCCTCTGCTCTTGAGGAGCAAATAGAGTCTCTTAAAAGTGAG GGTGGAGTTCCCTTCATGGTGAATGCCACGGCGGGGACCACTGTCCTTGGAGCCTTCGATCCTATTGACGAAATTGCAGATGTCTGTGAGAAATACAAACTGTGGCTGCATGTGGAT GCATGTTGGGGAGGAGCAGTTCTCATGTCCAACAAGCACAAGCTCCTAATGAAAGGAATTCACAG AGTCGACTCTGTTGCCTGGAACCCTCACAAGATGCTGATGGCCTGTCTGCAATGCTCAGCTTTCCTGGTCAGAGACAAAACT CGTCTCCTCCAGCGCTGCCACTCCGCTCGGGCTTCCTAcctctttcagcaggacaagTTCTACGATGTGAGCTATGACACCGGGGACAAGTCGGTCCAGTGCAGCAGGAAGCCAGATGCCTTCAAATTCTGGCTAATGTGGAAAGCTTTGGGAACCAGCGAGCTGGAGCAGAGGGTGGACAGAGCTCTCGCCATGGCCAG GTATCTTGCAGATGAAATTACAAAAAGGGAAGGCTTCCGTCTTTTAATGGAG CCTGAATATGCAAATGTTTGCTTCTGGTACATCCCACCAAGTCTGAGAGACCTGCCAGATGGTCCAGTGCTTCAGGAAAAACTACACAAT GTGGCGCCAGTTGTTAAGGAGCGCATGATGAAGAAGGGCAGCATGATGGTGGGCTACCAGCCTCACAGAGGCCAAGCCAACTTCTTCAGGATGGTGGTGATCAGCCCTCAGGTCAGCAGGCAGGACATGGACTTTGTCCTGGATGAGATACACAGCCTGGGAAAGGATTTATGA
- the LOC103465889 gene encoding acidic amino acid decarboxylase GADL1 isoform X2 has translation MASSTETHIKDNDPLDRPPLDFAATESFLQQSMTMILEDAVKKATDVRQKVCEWHSPEELKELLDLELRDSGEPEARILERCRDAIRYSVKTTHPHFFNQLYAGLEPYSLVASFITDALKPSLYTYEMSPVFTLMENAVLRKLIQIVGWEEGGDGLFNAGGSMSNMYAMNLARYRNFPEIKELGNSAAPRLAVFTSQECHYSISKAAALMGIGTKNVFVVPSDKKGKMIPSALEEQIESLKSEGGVPFMVNATAGTTVLGAFDPIDEIADVCEKYKLWLHVDACWGGAVLMSNKHKLLMKGIHRVDSVAWNPHKMLMACLQCSAFLVRDKTRLLQRCHSARASYLFQQDKFYDVSYDTGDKSVQCSRKPDAFKFWLMWKALGTSELEQRVDRALAMARYLADEITKREGFRLLMEPEYANVCFWYIPPSLRDLPDGPVLQEKLHNVAPVVKERMMKKGSMMVGYQPHRGQANFFRMVVISPQVSRQDMDFVLDEIHSLGKDL, from the exons ATGGCTTCAAGTACAGAAACGCACATCAAAG ACAACGATCCCCTGGATCGCCCACCTCTGGACTTTGCTGCTACTGAAAGCTTTCTACAACAGTCAATGACTATGATTTTAGAAGATGCAGTGAAGAAGGCCACTGATGTCAGACAAAAG GTTTGTGAGTGGCACTCCccagaggagctgaaggagCTTCTGGATCTGGAGCTTAGAGACAGTGGAGAGCCTGAGGCAAGGATCCTGGAGCGGTGCCGAGATGCCATCAGATACAGTGTCAAAACCA CTCATCCTCATTTCTTCAACCAGCTGTATGCGGGGCTGGAACCATACTCCCTGGTGGCTAGCTTCATCACCGATGCCCTCAAACCCAGCCT GTACACCTATGAGATGTCTCCAGTCTTCACTCTGATGGAGAATGCTGTGCTCAGGAAGCTGATACAGATAGTCGgctgggaggaaggaggagATGGACTCTTTAATGCAG gtgGGTCAATGTCCAACATGTACGCCATGAACCTAGCCAGGTACCGTAATTTTCCTGAAATCAAGGAGCTTGGAAACTCTGCAGCTCCCCGGCTGGCGGTGTTTACATCACAAGAG TGTCATTACTCCATCTCAAAAGCTGCAGCTCTAATGGGAATCGGCACAAAGAATGTCTTTGTGGTTCCGTCTGATAAGAA aggaAAGATGATTCCCTCTGCTCTTGAGGAGCAAATAGAGTCTCTTAAAAGTGAG GGTGGAGTTCCCTTCATGGTGAATGCCACGGCGGGGACCACTGTCCTTGGAGCCTTCGATCCTATTGACGAAATTGCAGATGTCTGTGAGAAATACAAACTGTGGCTGCATGTGGAT GCATGTTGGGGAGGAGCAGTTCTCATGTCCAACAAGCACAAGCTCCTAATGAAAGGAATTCACAG AGTCGACTCTGTTGCCTGGAACCCTCACAAGATGCTGATGGCCTGTCTGCAATGCTCAGCTTTCCTGGTCAGAGACAAAACT CGTCTCCTCCAGCGCTGCCACTCCGCTCGGGCTTCCTAcctctttcagcaggacaagTTCTACGATGTGAGCTATGACACCGGGGACAAGTCGGTCCAGTGCAGCAGGAAGCCAGATGCCTTCAAATTCTGGCTAATGTGGAAAGCTTTGGGAACCAGCGAGCTGGAGCAGAGGGTGGACAGAGCTCTCGCCATGGCCAG GTATCTTGCAGATGAAATTACAAAAAGGGAAGGCTTCCGTCTTTTAATGGAG CCTGAATATGCAAATGTTTGCTTCTGGTACATCCCACCAAGTCTGAGAGACCTGCCAGATGGTCCAGTGCTTCAGGAAAAACTACACAAT GTGGCGCCAGTTGTTAAGGAGCGCATGATGAAGAAGGGCAGCATGATGGTGGGCTACCAGCCTCACAGAGGCCAAGCCAACTTCTTCAGGATGGTGGTGATCAGCCCTCAGGTCAGCAGGCAGGACATGGACTTTGTCCTGGATGAGATACACAGCCTGGGAAAGGATTTATGA